A single window of Rana temporaria chromosome 1, aRanTem1.1, whole genome shotgun sequence DNA harbors:
- the LOC120925083 gene encoding olfactory receptor 10A7-like has translation MYFLISNLFLCEFVGTTSVDPSVLENILWGRSVVPYVDCIIQINVVIAILVIETFLLTLMSYDRYLAICQPLRYAALMHNRLCLYLVIGFWLSSVAVVAVYFYFFLGLKFCAPIIINYFFCECTAFSIPVCVISSTRPFYIFSWVITYLLNLPFGFIVLSYILIIISILRIKSSAGRRKAFSTCSSHLLVVSLYFGIPFATYALTLSNTLTDSVYNGLTFIYFLVLPMLNPIIYTLRNQDIHKALKTSVNDMKEYCAVKGQSR, from the coding sequence ATGTACTTCCTGATCAGCAATTTATTCCTTTGTGAGTTTGTTGGAACCACAAGTGTTGATCCTTCTGTGCTGGAAAACATCCTATGGGGAAGAAGCGTTGTTCCTTATGTTGATTGTATCATCCAGATAAATGTAGTGATCGCTATTTTAGTCATTGAGACTTTTCTGCTGACGCTAATGTCCTATGATCGATATTTGGCGATCTGTCAACCATTGAGAtatgctgctctcatgcacaataGACTGTGCCTATATCTCGTCATTGGCTTTTGGTTGTCTTCAGTTGCAGTTGTAGCCGTTTATTTTTACTTCTTTTTGGGTCTAAAATTTTGTGCCCCTATTatcatcaattattttttttgtgaatgcacTGCATTCTCTATTCCAGTGTGCGTTATATCAAGTACCAGACCCTTTTACATATTTTCCTGGGTGATAACTTATCTGCTTAATCTACCTTTTGGGTTTATTGTCTTGTCCTACATACTGATCATAATCTCCATCCTCAGGATAAAGTCATCAGCCGGGAGACGGAAGGCCTTCTCTACCTGCAGCTCCCATCTCCTGGTGGTCTCTTTATATTTCGGAATACCATTTGCTACATATGCACTGACACTGTCTAATACATTGACTGACAGCGTTTATAACGGACTCACCTTTATATACTTTTTGGTGCTTCCCATGTTAAaccccatcatttacactttaagGAATCAGGACATTCATAAAGCTTTAAAGACATCAGTAAACGACATGAAAGAATATTGTGCTGTTAAAGGACAATCAAGATGA